The following nucleotide sequence is from Trifolium pratense cultivar HEN17-A07 linkage group LG2, ARS_RC_1.1, whole genome shotgun sequence.
aaAGTCTCCTCCATGATTTGCTAGACTGCCTTCTATCGGGTTTCTGATCGGATAATCAACCATTTATATCATCGCGCGTGCGAGGggatgtgttaagaagtcttacCTCGGTTACAGgatgacctgaatatgtgtttataaagtaaagACAATCATCACATTATAATCCGATTTTGTCGGATTGAATTGTGtctaactctcaattctaagactAACAATAGGCTACGAAATATATAACTCTACTGTTTAGATgaattataataaatatagagaccttatttgttgttttaattcaaTAGATGATCTTATGGTTGTCTAGTTCCTGTAAAGATTGTGGAGAAACACCATATTTAAATGAGATTAAGGAAATAAACAAAGGAGActctaaaaattaatctataatTACGCACAAATGATCGAATACCAAATGTGAATTATTTAAACTCCTCGCCGCTATATCAAAACTAAAAATTGGGCCGATGTCCCAAATGTGTGAACAAGTTGACCAAAGTgaattcaaattattattttttggtggtgtgaattcaatttatttttttgttgttgataataATGAGCGCATAAAGCCCAGTGtaaattcaattttcttttgaCGGCATAAACCCCGGTGTCAGTGTGaattcaattttctttattagataggaaacaacaaaacaataaattCACAGTCAATAACAAATATCACACAATTAAACAAATAACCAAAAATAGGCACCGTTAATAAAAACGTATCCATATCCTGATATTATTATCCTAATAATGAACAGAACTTTACAAAACTAAGATTCAAAACCactatataaataaattcttGTAGTGACTTACGACCATAAAACACAGAGAAACATGGCCAGCACAATGTTTTGTTCtgttatgttatgttttatTGTATATCTCTCTTTCTATCCACAACAAACAATGGCAACCGCGCCGGAGGCCGTGAAGGGTGTAGACTTGGCGAGGTACATGGGCCGGTGGTACGAAATAGCTTCTTTCCCTTCATTTTTTCAGCCGAAAAATGGCGAAAACACTAGAGCCACCTACACTCTAAACAAAAATGGGACTGTTCATGTTCTAAATGAGGTTTGGAATAATGGTAAAAGAAACTTCATAGAGGGAATTGCTTATAAAGCTAACCCTAAAAGCGATGAGGCCAAACTTAAGGTCAAATTCTATGTTCCTCCAATCTTGCCAATCTTTCCTGTTGTTGGAGATTACTGGATATTGTCCCTTGATCAAAATTATCAATATGCCCTCATTGGAGGACCTACCAATCTATTTCTTTGGGTAAGCAACCTTCATTTACCTTCGAATTTTTAATCAGAAGTCTGTTTCGTGTCCAACACTGACAAATTTATTTgctttcttaaattattatcaatgtTGACAAATTTATGTTATAAACTTATAACTTTTTagttcataagaaaaaaatagatcGCTGTCTATTTTtcgttcatgtgtaattatttcaATTATCACGTCATGAATGTATATCGATGTTCCTTCCTACCATAATTTAGATTATTTTGGTCCCTAGATATTATGCAGACAGACCCATTTGGATGATCAAATATACAATCAGCTTGTTGAGAAGGCTAAGGAAGAAGGGTATGATGTGACCAAATTGCACAAGACTCCACAGAGTGATCCTCCACCTATGTAAGAAGGCCGTcaagaaaccaaaaaaaaattggtggaTTAATTATCCCTTTTTGGGAGGGCAGCCGTAGTATTAGGGTGtgttttttttccaaagtgttccttataaaaaggaccggagggagtatgttgaTTTGCAGAAATAAAATCTAGGAAAATATGTATTTAGTCTTTCATGTATACAAGTTTATTTAGTGTAGTAGCTTATAAACTCATCATAGTAGAGGAATTGGGTTTCTCTCATGTAATCACTtgaataaaattgattaaatttttagttaatcatttttattaacttttaagttcaacaatgcttatagcttatagctttttgcAGTTTTTCTATTTctaacatttaatttaattttattattttttataaaataaaaaaattatccacTAAAGAggaaaactacccactaacataCATGtcattttttgtctttttatatttatcaataattttaaaagctaattttagtattttaccattaccaaacactttaatttcaaccGGGTAACTTTtcagttataagctagcttatagcttaattttgcCAAACAAAACCTAAGTGTTCCAAAAATATTAATCACgacaacacaaaaatataattacaacCGATTTCATgatctcttttattttcatctACCCATATATCCCAGCAAATTCAAAATCTAACTCTTGCCTTTGATATGTATGTTCGCGAGAAATAGCATTACtcaaactaaaaatatatttaactcaaaattaggGAAAAATGGTTTGATAAgcaatttagaagaaaaataagttGTTTCTTTAAAGTCGTAAGTATAGCGCTCATAGAATCGCAACTGAGGCTTAGGGTGCAAATATAAATGATGGATGATCTCATCAGAAATTAATAGCGAATCTTGGAGCAAATTCTGATATCATCTTGGAATTGCCTCTATTTTTTAGACACATATTCAGATCATCTTACAAATGATGTGAGACTTTAACAGTTGGATCAGTTCAACTTCAAGCAAATGATCAAAATAGTTACATTGGTCCACGATTCATTTCTTGTTCACGAAGCATTTTCTCTTGTGCTTAAAGGCTTTCGTTCTTACAATTTCAAGGCTTTCACATTTGTATCGACTCAACGCTGTAATTGATCGAATATGGTTTGAGTTGAGCTTCAAGCATTTGATTGAGATGGACACTTTGGTCCACAATCCATTTCTTGATGAACAAGTATCGTCTCTTGGGCTTCAAGGCTTCACACTTGAAATTGAAAGGACGTAACTTTGGCGTTTTGCACTTATCGCCAAACTACCTTTATGTTGCAATGGAAAAATAATTGACAAGACTCCAACCAAGTAAAAAAACAACCATAATTTAGAGGTGTTTGTGGTATGGTATTGAAGCAACAAACCAACCGActccaaaatataatttatgaGTAAATCATAAAATTAGTTCATACAAAACTCTTAAAGTAGATTCATGACTTTATGAATATGTTAAACAGATTTTCGAAGGGAGTTTTTAGACACTCTTAAGTAGCTTCTTGATTTTTTAAATGTCAAAATTCAAGTAGAaagtaacaaaaatttaaacttaaaaatcatattgtatttttagggtaaattctaatatggatcacttcatcaagtggtctatggtggaccagtcatgaataacattataatgaatacgaaatttacaaaatcaaccgttggattaaaagtttatatcatatagatcatccatagaaaaatttagaaaaattaaaaatcatttgatatgttattgagacaaatcaagattaacagtttattaaataacataaattttgatgtgtctcaataacatatcaaatgattttcaaaaaaattttaaaaaattatggataatctatacgatataaactttcaatccaacagtgaatttcgtaaaactCATaatcggtagatcacttgtctaTGGTGGACCACTTCGTAAAACTTATTGTTTCgaagtatatttttataatatttcaaatatatttgcaagaaaaatcattaaaaaattacatgTTAACTCAATAACAATGACTTAAAGTGTGTGCATGGGAATTATCTATGTATCAAAAGCTAGCTCAACTTATTAAACTAGTTAAAAGTTAAAGAGTTGGAGGTCCAAGTTCAAGTCCTGACAAGGAGAAAAACACTGTTTGTTTGGTATGTCAAATTTtgaacttataatttataagtttatatgaaaaaaatatttatttggcaaatattttttaaaaacctAACTTATTaactatccgctattttttattgaacatagttttttttttttttttgtaggaataagaaaatatttaagtGATCGACATGCATTATTTTATTGGTACAATTGTAAGGCTCAAATGTCTCCACACACTACGACGTCAATGCTCCAACAAATGAACAGAATCTTATCATACATATTGAGATTCAAAACCAGCATATAAACTCATGTTCTTAACACCATAAACACTAAGAACCTCTGTTCTATTCTGTTTTGCTCTGTTCTCTACCAGCAATAACATAAAATCAGCAACAAACAATGGGAAACAACAAAGAGATTGAGGTTGTTAAGGGTGTAGATTTAGAGAGGTACATGGGTAGATGGTACGAGATAGCTTCTTTCCCTTCATTTTTTACTCCCAAAAACGGTGAAAACACAAGAGCCACCTACACTCTCAACAGTGATGGAACTGTTCATGTTCTTAATGAAACTTGGAATGGTGGTAAAAGAAACTCCATAGAAGGAAGTGCTTATAAGGCTAACCCCAATAGCGACGAAGCTAAACTCAAAGTCAAATTCTATGTTCCTCCATTTTTGCCAATAATTCCTGTTACTGGAGATTATTGGATTTTGTATCTTGATGAAGATTATCAATATGCTCTCATTGGAGGGCCTACCACTAAATATCTTTGGGTAAGCAACCCTTATCTTCCTTTTCTATATTTCCACCTTATATTATGTAGTATTTATGCCCcttttggaaaaataaatatataaaaaaattcctttaaatatttaggtatatttattatttttttcttaaacacTAAGGACTTTTTTTGGTctctaatataaataaaaaattacataatttggATCTTCTTCAACTCATTTTCTCATGCGTTCCGTGGTGATAGCATCTCAACTATCCATTCATATTTTTTCTATCTCTTCAAATTGTTtctttcaattaatttattttttataatgtataTAGTCCATATTATAGACCAGATgtattagattctcaatgaattaaaaaatattaaaaaatatagtttctcttatatttaaaacCTTTGAAAGGGTCAAAGGAACTTGTAGTAAAGGGTAGTTACTGTATCTATGTTCTTATATCTTTCAATTCTAATGTCATGAGTGTATTTATAGTTATACCATTCCTTCCTATACCATAACTTGGATAAATTTTGGTTCCTAGATATTAAGCAGGAAGACCCATTTGGATGATGAAATATACAACCAGCTTATTGAGAAAGCTAAGGAAGAAGGGTATGATGTGACCAAATTGCACAAGACTCCACAGACTGATCCTCCACCTCCTGAGCAAGAAGGTCCTCAACCCAAAGGTATTTGGTCCTTGTTTGGGAAATAAATTAATAGGTATATATGGTTATCAACAAACAGTATTATGTAATCAGGCTGAAGAAAGTGGTTATTTCATGTCATCAATAAAGGTTTCTAGAACTCCAATCGAGTCAATTTAGTTTGGATttctatataataataatgtattaGCTTGTTatgtaattaaattaaagataagTTGGTGTTAGTTTGATGCTCAAATTGTGTAAGATAAGTTGGAGTTAGTTTGATGATTAGTTTGTTT
It contains:
- the LOC123909712 gene encoding temperature-induced lipocalin-1-like; translated protein: MGNNKEIEVVKGVDLERYMGRWYEIASFPSFFTPKNGENTRATYTLNSDGTVHVLNETWNGGKRNSIEGSAYKANPNSDEAKLKVKFYVPPFLPIIPVTGDYWILYLDEDYQYALIGGPTTKYLWILSRKTHLDDEIYNQLIEKAKEEGYDVTKLHKTPQTDPPPPEQEGPQPKGIWSLFGK
- the LOC123908631 gene encoding temperature-induced lipocalin-1-like: MASTMFCSVMLCFIVYLSFYPQQTMATAPEAVKGVDLARYMGRWYEIASFPSFFQPKNGENTRATYTLNKNGTVHVLNEVWNNGKRNFIEGIAYKANPKSDEAKLKVKFYVPPILPIFPVVGDYWILSLDQNYQYALIGGPTNLFLWILCRQTHLDDQIYNQLVEKAKEEGYDVTKLHKTPQSDPPPM